The Lactuca sativa cultivar Salinas chromosome 2, Lsat_Salinas_v11, whole genome shotgun sequence genome includes a window with the following:
- the LOC111912220 gene encoding cucumisin, with protein MDFISSTRASTALLRSYKRSFNGFAAKLADDEKNKIARMEGVVSVFPSKIMELHTTRSWDFMGFPQDVKRAPLESDIIVGMLDTGAWPESDSFKDDGFGPPPSKWKGSCDSTNFTCNNKLIGAKYYLTDQRAANLSARDTEGHGSHTASTVAGRAVNNASLFGLANGTARGGVPSARIAVYKVCWEGGCTEADILAAFDDAIADGVDMISLSVGSPFASDYFEDSIAIGAFHSMKNGILTSNSAGNSGPLAGTVANYSPWSLTVAASTIDRKFITPIVLGNNMTFEGPAINTFDAAIHPIVYGASAPNTGFTSDDSRTCEPGSLDPTLVKNKIVVCDSTVGPSTALESGASGAVIEGDFGFEDLAFSWPLPTTYLNDTDGSAVQSYINSTTTPSASILKSIEPVDEAAPTVASFSSRGPNPITSDILKPDLTAPGVDIIAAWSLDTTVTGVEGDTRVVPYNIISGTSMSCPHASAAAAYVKSFHPTWSPATIKSALMTTAAPMSPTKNVDHEFAYGSGHIDPLKAIDPGLVYDAGEADFVSFLCGQGYNATNLKIVTGDTSACSAGNNATVWDLNYPSFALSAKDSGTIVRTFNRTVTNVGAPESTYQANVVAPSGLVVKVYPSSLAFKAVGEKQYFVVTVDATIGSMMISGSLVWSDGVHNVRSPIVAFKN; from the exons ATGGATTTCATTTCAAGCACCCGGGCATCAACTGCGTTGCTCCGAAGCTACAAAAGAAGTTTTAATGGGTTTGCCGCCAAGCTAGCAGATGATGAAAAAAACAAAATAGCTC GTATGGAGGGAGTCGTGTCAGTGTTTCCAAGCAAAATCATGGAACTGCATACAACAAGGTCCTGGGACTTTATGGGCTTCCCTCAAGATGTCAAAAGAGCACCCCTTGAAAGCGACATCATCGTTGGAATGCTGGACACCGGTGCCTGGCCGGAATCCGATAGCTTCAAGGACGATGGATTTGGCCCCCCACCATCCAAATGGAAGGGCTCTTGCGATTCCACCAATTTCACCTGCAACAA CAAACTCATCGGAGCAAAATACTACCTGACTGACCAGAGAGCCGCCAACCTTTCAGCAAGAGACACCGAGGGTCATGGGTCTCACACTGCTTCCACGGTGGCCGGACGTGCAGTGAACAATGCAAGCTTGTTTGGTCTAGCTAACGGGACGGCTCGAGGTGGTGTTCCATCGGCTCGCATAGCTGTGTACAAAGTCTGTTGGGAGGGTGGTTGTACAGAAGCCGATATATTGGCAGCTTTTGATGATGCAATTGCTGATGGGGTCGACATGATATCTCTTTCCGTCGGAAGTCCTTTTGCCTCCGATTACTTTGAGGATTCTATCGCCATTGGAGCTTTTCATTCCATGAAGAACGGAATTCTTACATCCAATTCCGCCGGAAATAGCGGTCCTTTAGCCGGAACAGTTGCTAATTATTCCCCTTGGTCGTTAACGGTTGCCGCTAGCACCATTGATCGGAAGTTTATAACTCCGATTGTGTTGGGCAACAATATGACCTTCGAG GGGCCGGCAATAAACACATTCGATGCTGCGATTCATCCTATAGTTTATGGTGCTTCTGCGCCGAATACAGGATTTACATCAGATGATTCaag AACCTGCGAACCAGGTTCCTTGGACCCAACATTGGTTAAAAACAAAATTGTCGTTTGCGATAGTACAGTGGGTCCCTCAACAGCGTTGGAATCAGGTGCAAGTGGTGCAGTGATCGAAGGTGATTTCGGGTTTGAAGATTTGGCATTCTCTTGGCCTCTACCAACGACATACTTGAACGACACAGATGGCAGTGCAGTTCAAAGCTACATAAACTCAACCAC AACTCCAAGTGCAAGCATCCTTAAGAGTATTGAACCTGTAGACGAAGCTGCTCCAACTGTTGCCTCCTTCTCATCAAGAGGCCCAAACCCAATAACATCCGACATCCTTAAA CCCGATTTAACTGCACCTGGAGTGGATATCATAGCAGCATGGTCGCTGGATACGACTGTCACCGGAGTAGAAGGAGACACTCGTGTTGTACCATACAATATCATCTCCGGAACTTCCATGTCTTGCCCTCACGCCTCCGCCGCAGCAGCTTATGTAAAATCCTTCCACCCTACATGGTCTCCTGCCACAATTAAGTCCGCCCTTATGACCACCG CTGCACCAATGAGTCCAACTAAAAACGTGGACCATGAATTTGCGTATGGTTCAGGCCATATCGACCCCTTAAAGGCCATCGATCCAGGTTTGGTGTATGACGCCGGAGAAGCAGATTTCGTGTCATTTTTATGCGGGCAGGGTTATAACGCCACAAATTTGAAAATCGTCACCGGGGATACAAGTGCTTGCTCGGCGGGGAATAACGCGACTGTTTGGGACCTAAACTATCCTTCGTTTGCTCTATCGGCTAAAGACTCAGGCACCATTGTCAGGACCTTTAATAGGACTGTTACTAATGTGGGTGCACCGGAGTCTACATACCAGGCTAATGTGGTAGCGCCATCAGGACTTGTGGTGAAGGTTTACCCGAGCAGTCTTGCGTTCAAAGCGGTGGGGGAGAAGCAATATTTTGTGGTGACTGTTGACGCGACAATTGGGTCAATGATGATTTCGGGTTCCTTGGTTTGGAGTGATGGAGTTCATAATGTCAGGAGTCCGATTGTTGCCTTCAAGAATTAA